Proteins encoded by one window of Sorangium aterium:
- a CDS encoding Uma2 family endonuclease, whose translation MGQPAEKQPRATYADLEAVPSNKVAELVRGTLHVFPRPAPRHARAASRLGGKLSGPFDLGEGGPGGWTILVEPELHFPDPHTAGEFDALVPDLAGWRIERMPELPETAFFPLAPDWICEVLSPSTEDVDRTEKMPLYAREGVLHAWLVDPIRRTLEVFSLAAGRGWEPGPVHRDAARVRAVPFEALEIDLSVLWAK comes from the coding sequence ATGGGCCAGCCCGCGGAGAAACAGCCCCGCGCCACGTACGCCGACCTCGAAGCCGTCCCGTCGAACAAGGTGGCGGAGCTCGTCCGCGGCACCCTGCACGTGTTCCCCCGGCCGGCGCCGCGACATGCGCGAGCCGCGTCCAGGCTTGGGGGGAAGCTGTCCGGCCCCTTCGACCTGGGCGAAGGCGGGCCCGGCGGCTGGACCATCCTGGTCGAGCCTGAGCTGCACTTCCCCGACCCGCACACGGCTGGTGAGTTCGACGCGCTCGTGCCCGACCTCGCCGGCTGGCGGATCGAGCGCATGCCCGAGCTGCCCGAGACGGCCTTCTTCCCGCTCGCTCCCGACTGGATCTGCGAGGTCCTGAGCCCGTCGACCGAGGACGTCGATCGCACGGAGAAGATGCCCCTCTATGCGCGCGAAGGCGTGCTCCATGCGTGGCTCGTCGATCCAATCCGGCGCACCCTCGAGGTCTTTTCGCTCGCGGCGGGCCGGGGCTGGGAGCCCGGCCCCGTCCACCGAGACGCGGCGCGGGTCCGGGCCGTGCCCTTCGAGGCCCTCGAGATCGATCTCTCGGTGCTCTGGGCGAAGTAG
- a CDS encoding outer membrane protein assembly factor BamB family protein — translation MAAVGIGFAVMFFARVEPPQEPAPRARPLSTQLDALCFVDANGDDAPDPVLWQDGKTRGRVVAIDGRSGQGIWASREIEEPDALACPDPNMVLAGGGDAALRALDARTGKERWVANLPGVPDEIAGGNGCATVVMKDGTATGIKLEGGAAADCPTAPQPSAITGQFWERKKNPQVVQAGGVEVVLTVPTEGPPRLTAEGRRGSESLWKKELAARAPLSGGRPDLFLVSSGGAAVVVGVDVVNGTEPRIIALDPVSGAVRYERAAAYLGDRLTAAKASGPYVYVVSGAAVSGAALRAIDPATGETAWRATTPPSP, via the coding sequence ATGGCTGCGGTCGGGATCGGCTTCGCGGTGATGTTCTTCGCGCGCGTCGAGCCGCCGCAGGAGCCCGCGCCGCGCGCGCGCCCGCTCTCCACGCAGCTCGACGCCCTCTGCTTCGTGGACGCGAACGGCGACGACGCGCCCGACCCGGTGCTGTGGCAGGACGGCAAGACCCGCGGGCGCGTGGTGGCCATCGACGGGCGCAGCGGGCAGGGGATCTGGGCCTCGCGGGAGATCGAGGAGCCGGACGCGCTCGCCTGCCCGGACCCGAACATGGTGCTCGCGGGCGGGGGCGACGCCGCGCTGCGCGCGCTCGACGCCCGCACCGGCAAGGAGCGGTGGGTGGCGAACCTCCCCGGGGTCCCCGACGAGATCGCAGGGGGCAACGGCTGCGCGACCGTGGTGATGAAGGACGGCACGGCCACCGGGATCAAGCTCGAAGGGGGCGCGGCGGCCGACTGCCCGACGGCGCCGCAACCGTCGGCGATCACGGGGCAGTTCTGGGAGCGCAAGAAGAACCCCCAGGTGGTCCAGGCCGGCGGCGTGGAGGTCGTGCTCACCGTGCCGACCGAGGGCCCGCCGCGGCTCACGGCCGAGGGGCGGCGCGGCAGCGAGTCGCTCTGGAAGAAGGAGCTCGCCGCCCGCGCGCCGCTCTCCGGCGGGCGGCCCGACCTGTTCCTCGTCTCGAGCGGCGGCGCCGCCGTCGTCGTCGGCGTCGACGTGGTGAACGGCACCGAGCCGCGGATCATCGCCCTCGATCCGGTGTCCGGGGCCGTGCGGTACGAGCGCGCCGCAGCCTACCTCGGCGACCGGCTCACGGCGGCGAAGGCGTCGGGCCCCTACGTCTACGTCGTCAGCGGCGCCGCGGTGAGCGGCGCTGCGCTGCGCGCGATCGACCCGGCGACCGGCGAGACCGCGTGGCGCGCGACCACGCCGCCGTCGCCGTGA